In Acidimicrobiales bacterium, the genomic stretch ACACCCATGGTGGGGGCGATGCCGAACACGATGGCCGTGCCCCGGGCCATGAGCCCGAGGAGGGCGCTCAGGGCGAGGGTCAGGACGGAGGCTCCCAACAGGTTCTGGCCGACCACTCCGTCGACGCGACCCGAGAGGCGGAAGGTGCCGGTGTGCACGGCGGTCCCCAGACGGCTCCCCATGGCACCGAACACGTTGCCCCTCAGGGCGATGGCCCCTGGCACGAGGAGCAACAGGCCGGGAAGGTCGGTCAAGGTCCCATCGGCGGCGGCCAACACCAAGCCCCCCGCCGAGGCAGCCACCACTCCGATGGCGAGCGCGACGATCCGCTGGCGAGCGTCGGTCGTGGGGACAACCGAGAGGGAAAGCGACGCGGAACGCATGTCCACCAGTGTGCTGGACCGCCGGTTGGGTGGTCGTGACCATTCCGCGGCCGGCGAGCCCGGAGGGCGACCGGGACGGCTCACCGGAAGTCCCGAGATCGGGACGGGAGCCGAACCCCAAGCGGCTCCAAGAGCTCGGCCACCACGTTGACCACCCCGTCGGAGGCCTCCACCCGGCCCCGGATCAGCAACGCCGAGGCGCCGGCCGCTACCTCCCGGTAGTGGGCCCAGCACCCCTTCGAGACAACCACGTTGACCAACCCGGTCTCGTCCTCCAGGTTCAGGAAAGTGACCCCACCGGCGGTGTGGGGTCGCTGGCGGTGAGTGACCACCCCAGCCACCCGAACCCGGGTCCCGTCGTCCACCGACCGAAGGTCGGCCGCCGTGACCACCCCGGCGGCGGCCAAGCGGGAGCGGAGGAACCGGGTGGGGTGGCCGTCGGGCGATACTCCGGTGGCCCACAGGTCGGCCCGGGCTAATTCCGATTCGGTCATGGCGGGCAAGGGTGGCGACTGTGTTCCGGTGACCACTCCGGCGAGGCGGTCGGGCCCGGTGGCGACCAGGGCCCCCGCCGTCCACAGGGCCTCCCGTCGGGCCACGTCGAAGCAGGCGAACGCCCCGGCGGTGGCCAACGCCTCCATGGCTAACCGCCCCGGGTCCACCCGTCGCTGGAGGTCCTCGATCGACGCGTAGGGACGGGCCGCCGTAATGGCAGCGGCCAGGTCCCGGCCGACGCCCCGGACCGACCCGATGCCCATCCGCAGGGCCGGACCGGTGGGGGCCGGGACGTCCGAAACCTCCCGTGTCCCCCGATCGGAGACCCCCGGTTCGAGGGTGGCGTCAGCCTCCGACTGGTTCAGGTCCGGGGTGCGGACCTCCACCCCGTGGCGTCGGGCGTCCTGGGCCAGGGTGTGGGGCGAGTAGAAGCCCATGGGCTGGGCGTTCAACAACCCGGCACAGAACGCCGCCGGGTGGTGGAACTTGAGCCAGCAGCTGGCGTACACCAGGTGGGCGAAGGACACGGCGTGGCTCTCCGGAAAGCCGTAGTCGGCGAAGGCGGCCATCTTCTGCCAGACCTGTTCGGCCACGTTAGACGGGACCTCCCGCTCCCCCGCCCCGTCCAGGAACCGCTGGTGCAAAGCCTCCATGCGGGTGTGGCTCCGCTTGGAACCCATGGACTGCCGGAGCCGGTCGGCCTCGGCGGCGGTGAACCCGGCCACGTCGATGGCCAGCTGCATGAGCTGCTCCTGGAACAGCGGGATTCCGAGGGTCTTGGCCAGAGCGTTCTCGCACAGCGGGTGGAGGTAGGTGACCTCCTCCTGCCCGTTGCGACGTCGGATGTAGGGGTGGACCGAACCGCCCTGGATGGGCCCGGGACGAATGAGGGCGATCTCGACCACCAGATCGTGGAAGCACCGGGGTCGGAGACGGGGCAGGGTGGCCATCTGGGCCCGGCTTTCGATCTGGAACACCCCGACGGTGTCGGCGGCACAGACCATGTCGTAGACGGCCTCATCCTGGGGTAGTCGAGCCAAATCCACCTGGATGCCCTCGTGGTCGGCCACCAGGTCCACGGTGTGGTGCAGGGCGCTGAGCATCCCTAGACCCAGCAGGTCGAACTTGACCAGGCCCACGGCTGCGCAGTCGTCCTTGTCCCACTGCAGCACGCTCCGGTCGGCCATGCGTCCCCACTCCACCGGGCAGACCTCGGCCATCGGCCGGTCGCAGATCACCATCCCCCCCGAGTGGATCCCGAGGTGCCGGGGGGTGTCGCACAGTTCGTCGGCTAGAGCGACCACGTCGTCGGGGAGCCGGGAGGTGCCACCCGAGACCCCCTCCCGGCCTCCGACGATCCGGTCCCACCGGTCCACCCCCCGAGCGAAGGCGTCCTGCTGACCCGGGGCGTACCCCAGGGCCCGGGCTGCGTCGCGGATCGCCGAGCGGGGCCGGTAGGTGATGACGTTGGCTACCTGTGCGGTGTGGCGCCGGCCGTAACGGCCGTACACGTACTGGATGACCTCCTCCCGTCGATCGCTCTCGATGTCGAGGTCGATGTCGGGAGGGCCCTCGCGTTCCGGGGAGAGGAAGCGTTCGAAGAGCAGGCCGAGGCCCACGGCGTCGGCGTTGGTGATGCCCAGCGCGTAGCAGACGGCCGAATTGGCCGCCGACCCCCTCCCCTGGCAGAGGATTCCAGACCGACGGCAGAACCCGACGATGTCCCACACCACGAGGAAGTAGCCCGAGAAGCCCATGGTGGCAATGACGTCCAGCTCCCGATCCACCTGAGCCCAAGCACCGGCCACCCACTCCGAGCCCCGGGGCCCGTACCGGTCCGTGGCCCCCTCAGCGGCCAAGCGTCGGAGGAAGCCCATCTCGTCCAGCCCGCTAGGGCATGGGTAGGGCGGTAGGCCGGGGGCCACCAGGCGGAGGTCGAAGGCGCACCGCCGACCTACCTCGGCGGCCAGAGCTACCGACCCGGGCCATCGGGCGAACCGTCGCTCCTGCTCGGCCCCCGACCGGAGGTGGGCAGTGCCGGCCGCCGGGAGCCAGCCGTCCAGGTCGTCCATAGACCGGCGGGCCCGGACAGCGGCCAGGGCGGTGGCTAGCCGACGACGGGCCGGCCGGTGGTAGTGAACGTTGTTAGTGGCCACCAGCCCGACCCCGGCGGCAGCGGCCACTCCGGCCAGGGCGTCATTCCGCTCAGCGTCCACCGGGTGGCCGTGGTCCCAAACCTCGACCAGTACCCGGTCCCGGCCGAACCGATCCACCAGGTCGTCTAGAGCCTGGCGGGCCGCCGTCGGCCCTCCAGACTCCAGGGCCGCCGGAACGGTGCCCTTCCGGCATCCGGTGAGGACCATCCACCGTGGATCGGTCCCAGCCAGCTCGGCCAGAAGGTCCAACGACAGGCGGGGATGGCCCTTGGTCCCGGCTAGTTGCGCCTCGGTGATGGCCGTGCCCAGCCGGGCATAGCCGGCTGGTCCGTCGGCCAGGACCACCAAGTGGTGGGCCGCCGGGTCGGGCGTGCCGACGCGGGCCGTCGGGGTGTCCAGCGACAACTCGCTGCCGAACACCGTGGGAAGGCCGTGTTCGCGGGCCGCCTCGGCGAACCGCACCACCCCGTAGAAACCGTCGTGGTCGGTCAGGGCCAGGGCGGCGAGGCCTAGACGGGCCCCCTCGGCCACCAGCTCGTCCGGGGATGAGGCACCGTCCAGGAAACTGAAGTGGGAGTGGCAATGCAGCTCGGCGTAGGGCACTGGGTCGACAACCCGGGGGCCCGACGAGGACGGGACCGGAACCGGCCGGCCCTCCCCGGACGACGCCGACCGGGGTACGGGGTCGAACGGGCGATCGGAGAGTCGAACCTCCAGCTCACGCCACGGCATCCGGGGGTTGGACCATCCCACCTCTCGACAGTATCGAACAGGTGTTCGATACTCAAGTGGGGGTCGGGCCCACCCACCCCCGCAGGTCGAACAGTCCGGTCAGCCGACCAGACCCTGGATGAGTGCGCTGACCTCGGGGCCACAATCACTGAGGTCCCCGTCGGCGATACAGGGCTGGCCCAGCAGCTGGGCCACCAGTTGGGCCCCCAGGTTCCCGAACATCCCCACCGTCGTGCTGGGCGGCGAAACGGTGGTCGTCGGAGCAGCCGTCGTAGTAGAGGTCGGTGCCGTGGTGGTCGGAGCAACCGTGGTGGCCGGCGAAACAGTGGTGGTCGTGGTGGTCGTAGTGGTGGCGGGAGCGGCGGTAGTCGTGGTGGCGGGAGCGGCGGTAGTCGTGGTGGTGGGAGGCGCCGGGACGCCGTCGACCGAGAGCCCCCGGGCCTCGTTCTCAGCAATGTGCGCCACTCGGGTAGCCGGCCCGTACCAGCCGTCGGCCGATACCCCCAGCACCTCCTGGAGCAGGACGGCGTCCACACTCGGCCCCCAGGCGTAGGGCGCTGTCAGCACCGCCACTTCGTCCACCGGGGCCACCGTGGTGGTCGTCGTGGTGGTCGTTGTGGCGACGGGAGCGACAGTGGTCGTGGACGGTGCCGCCGTCGTAGTGGTCGTGGTTGCCGGGGCGGCTACCGCCGACGCCTCGGCGGGAGCCGGTACGACGGTCGTCGCCGGAGACACAGAGGCGGGGTACAGGATGGGCCGCACCGAGGGTTCGGCCACGCGCGCCGCGATGATCACGACTACCCCGATGACGCCAAGGGTCATCACGACATTGAGGATCCGGCGAACCACGGGGGACAGCCTTGCATCGCGGCGTCCTGGATCCGCGGCACCCCGACGTGGTATCGGACACGTCGTCCCACGTGGTGTGGGCGACTACCGTCGTCCTACCTTCCGAGATCAACATTTTGTCAATCCAATCCGTGGGAACTGGCTAGCCTGCGACCATGAGCACTCTCCCCGATGCCGGTATCGGCGCGTTCGACATCCCGTCGTTCGACGTCGGAACGTTCGACCCCTCCCGCTTCGGTCTGGCCACCGACGTGGTCGACGCCGACCGCTACGCACGCAGCGTCGATCGGTTCCGGACCCAGGGCATCGCCCTACCCACCTTCGCCCAACTGGCCGACCCGACCCGCATCCCCGAGGAAGTCCGGGCCGGTCTGGTCGGCGTGGACCGCAACGCCGCCAACGCCCGCAACCTGTTCCGGGTCCACTGGTACAACGACCTGCACGGGGGGGTCGTGGACCTCCCCGAGCACGTGGTGCTTCCCTCCGAGATGACTGGCGTGGCCGCCCCCATCATCGTGGCCTTTGGCAACCGCTTCCCGATGATCGGCGCCCACAAGGTGCTGGCCGCATACGCCTGCCTGGTTCCCCGGGTGGTCACCGGCGAGTACGACCCCACCGTCCACCGTGCCATCTGGCCATCCACCGGCAACTACGCCCGGGGAGGGGTGGCCATCTCACGGCTCATGGGCTGTCGCGGCGTAGCCGTGCTCCCCGAGAACATGAGCCGGGAACGTTTCGAGTGGCTCGATGAGTGGATCGCCGATCCGGGCGACGTCATCCGAACCACGGGCTCGGAGAGCAACGTCAAAGAGATCTACGACGCCTGTGACGAACTGGAGAAGGACCCGGAGAACTTCATCCTCAACCAGTTCACCGAGTTCGCCAACCACGTCGGCCACCACGAGGTCACCGGTCGAGCTCTAGAGCACCTGTACCGGCACTACGCGTCGGTGAGGCCCGACCTCCAGCTGGCCGCTTTTGTCGCCGCCTCTGGGTCGTCGGGCACCCTGGCCGCCGGTGAACGCCTCAAAGCCGACCACGGTGCCCGCATCGCGGCGGTCGAGGCGCTCGAATGTCCGACGATGCTCTACAACGGCTTCGGCGAACACAACATCCAGGGCATCGGCGACAAGCACATCCCGTTGATCCACAACATCACCAACACCGATGTGGTGGTCGGCGTGTCCGATCGGGCGTGCGACGAGCTGGGCATGGCGTTCAATACGCCGGAGGGTCTAGCCCATCTGGCGTCGTCCGGCGTCGGCAATACCGTCCTGGGGACGCTCGGACACCTCGGGCTGTCCAGCATCTGCAACGTGGTGGCCTCCATCAAGGTGGCCCGGGAACTCGACCTCGGACCCGACGATGCCATCGTCACCGTAGCCACAGACGGCGCCGAGTTGTACGGGAGCGAACGGGAGGCCATGCGGTCTGGCCGGTACGCCGCCGGCTTCTCGGAGGCCGATGCCGCCGCGGCGGTGGCCACCCATCTTCACGGAGCGGACACCAACCACGTCGAGGTGCTAAACGAGACGGGACGCAACCGCATCTTCAACCTCGGCTACTACACGTGGGTGGAGCAACAGGGTGTGGAATTCGCCGACTTCGAGGTCCGTCGAGGGCAGGGATTCTGGCGCCACATCCAGACCATGGCCCCCACGTGGGACGCCATGATTGACGAGTTCAACGACCGCACCGGGGTGCTGGCCTCCGGCTAACCGGCCGGAGCCGACGACGCCGATGGACGGAACGGCGACCGGTGAACGCGACCGGTCCATCGGCCTGCTAGGCCGGCCACCGGGTGCCCGGTGGCCGGATCCGAAGGCGGAGGCCGACCCCAACCCCTTCGTAGC encodes the following:
- a CDS encoding error-prone DNA polymerase yields the protein MGWSNPRMPWRELEVRLSDRPFDPVPRSASSGEGRPVPVPSSSGPRVVDPVPYAELHCHSHFSFLDGASSPDELVAEGARLGLAALALTDHDGFYGVVRFAEAAREHGLPTVFGSELSLDTPTARVGTPDPAAHHLVVLADGPAGYARLGTAITEAQLAGTKGHPRLSLDLLAELAGTDPRWMVLTGCRKGTVPAALESGGPTAARQALDDLVDRFGRDRVLVEVWDHGHPVDAERNDALAGVAAAAGVGLVATNNVHYHRPARRRLATALAAVRARRSMDDLDGWLPAAGTAHLRSGAEQERRFARWPGSVALAAEVGRRCAFDLRLVAPGLPPYPCPSGLDEMGFLRRLAAEGATDRYGPRGSEWVAGAWAQVDRELDVIATMGFSGYFLVVWDIVGFCRRSGILCQGRGSAANSAVCYALGITNADAVGLGLLFERFLSPEREGPPDIDLDIESDRREEVIQYVYGRYGRRHTAQVANVITYRPRSAIRDAARALGYAPGQQDAFARGVDRWDRIVGGREGVSGGTSRLPDDVVALADELCDTPRHLGIHSGGMVICDRPMAEVCPVEWGRMADRSVLQWDKDDCAAVGLVKFDLLGLGMLSALHHTVDLVADHEGIQVDLARLPQDEAVYDMVCAADTVGVFQIESRAQMATLPRLRPRCFHDLVVEIALIRPGPIQGGSVHPYIRRRNGQEEVTYLHPLCENALAKTLGIPLFQEQLMQLAIDVAGFTAAEADRLRQSMGSKRSHTRMEALHQRFLDGAGEREVPSNVAEQVWQKMAAFADYGFPESHAVSFAHLVYASCWLKFHHPAAFCAGLLNAQPMGFYSPHTLAQDARRHGVEVRTPDLNQSEADATLEPGVSDRGTREVSDVPAPTGPALRMGIGSVRGVGRDLAAAITAARPYASIEDLQRRVDPGRLAMEALATAGAFACFDVARREALWTAGALVATGPDRLAGVVTGTQSPPLPAMTESELARADLWATGVSPDGHPTRFLRSRLAAAGVVTAADLRSVDDGTRVRVAGVVTHRQRPHTAGGVTFLNLEDETGLVNVVVSKGCWAHYREVAAGASALLIRGRVEASDGVVNVVAELLEPLGVRLPSRSRDFR
- a CDS encoding pyridoxal-phosphate dependent enzyme is translated as MSTLPDAGIGAFDIPSFDVGTFDPSRFGLATDVVDADRYARSVDRFRTQGIALPTFAQLADPTRIPEEVRAGLVGVDRNAANARNLFRVHWYNDLHGGVVDLPEHVVLPSEMTGVAAPIIVAFGNRFPMIGAHKVLAAYACLVPRVVTGEYDPTVHRAIWPSTGNYARGGVAISRLMGCRGVAVLPENMSRERFEWLDEWIADPGDVIRTTGSESNVKEIYDACDELEKDPENFILNQFTEFANHVGHHEVTGRALEHLYRHYASVRPDLQLAAFVAASGSSGTLAAGERLKADHGARIAAVEALECPTMLYNGFGEHNIQGIGDKHIPLIHNITNTDVVVGVSDRACDELGMAFNTPEGLAHLASSGVGNTVLGTLGHLGLSSICNVVASIKVARELDLGPDDAIVTVATDGAELYGSEREAMRSGRYAAGFSEADAAAAVATHLHGADTNHVEVLNETGRNRIFNLGYYTWVEQQGVEFADFEVRRGQGFWRHIQTMAPTWDAMIDEFNDRTGVLASG